A window of the Candidatus Paraluminiphilus aquimaris genome harbors these coding sequences:
- the mpl gene encoding UDP-N-acetylmuramate:L-alanyl-gamma-D-glutamyl-meso-diaminopimelate ligase — protein sequence MSERVHILGICGTFMGGVALLARELGYRVSGSDTNVYPPMSSMLEDAGIEISEGYSPEHLVPAPDLVVIGNALSRGNACVEYVLNQKIPYISGPQWLGELLTDRWVMAVSGTHGKTTTSSMLTWILQCAGENPGFLVGGVPFGFEGSARLGSGPFVVEADEYDSAFFDKRSKFVHYRPKTLVINNLEFDHADIFDDLAAIQTQFHHLIRCVPSSGKIVAGEGEAIDGVLRRGVWTPVERMGSSDKNTWSVDALTKSYSQLSIQAPDGECCEFAWSLIGRHNAENALSAIAAAFDVGVPVHVSCEALSQFQGVKRRLELLGEPAGVSVYDDFAHHPTAIASTLLGVRSLVEEARVIAVVELRSNTMKDGTHRSALIPATESANTVFWFQPEGAQWSLRDNTQNDSRHHVFNTVGALHDALIAELQAGDHVVIMSNGSFSGLHQQLLQSLTDSASNTEY from the coding sequence ATGTCGGAGCGCGTTCACATACTCGGTATTTGTGGGACCTTTATGGGTGGCGTTGCACTGCTGGCACGTGAGCTGGGTTATCGCGTCTCGGGTTCTGACACCAATGTTTATCCGCCTATGAGCTCCATGCTCGAGGACGCAGGCATTGAAATTTCCGAGGGCTACTCGCCCGAGCACTTAGTACCGGCACCTGATCTGGTTGTCATCGGTAACGCGTTATCGCGAGGCAATGCCTGTGTCGAGTATGTGCTCAACCAGAAAATTCCCTACATTTCAGGTCCGCAGTGGCTTGGGGAGTTGCTAACTGATCGCTGGGTAATGGCCGTATCGGGAACGCATGGAAAGACGACGACTTCATCAATGCTGACGTGGATACTGCAGTGCGCTGGAGAAAATCCCGGGTTCTTGGTAGGCGGCGTTCCGTTTGGCTTTGAGGGTTCTGCCCGATTGGGATCAGGTCCCTTTGTTGTTGAGGCCGATGAATATGATTCTGCCTTTTTCGACAAACGTTCCAAGTTTGTGCACTACAGGCCAAAAACGTTGGTGATTAATAACCTCGAATTTGATCACGCGGATATCTTCGACGATCTGGCTGCAATACAAACGCAGTTTCATCACTTAATTCGCTGTGTTCCCTCTAGCGGGAAGATCGTTGCTGGTGAGGGAGAGGCAATAGACGGTGTTCTGAGGCGGGGCGTCTGGACGCCAGTAGAGCGCATGGGATCGAGCGATAAGAATACGTGGTCAGTCGACGCCCTGACTAAGAGCTACAGTCAACTGAGTATCCAAGCACCTGATGGAGAGTGTTGCGAATTCGCCTGGTCACTGATCGGGCGACACAATGCGGAAAATGCGCTCTCGGCCATCGCCGCCGCATTTGATGTTGGCGTTCCAGTGCACGTTTCCTGCGAAGCGCTTTCACAATTTCAGGGCGTCAAGCGCCGACTGGAATTACTAGGAGAGCCGGCGGGAGTCAGTGTTTACGACGACTTCGCCCATCACCCAACGGCTATTGCTTCAACTTTACTGGGCGTTCGAAGTTTGGTTGAAGAAGCGCGAGTCATTGCTGTCGTAGAGTTACGTTCGAATACGATGAAAGATGGTACCCATCGCTCAGCACTGATTCCGGCTACGGAGTCTGCCAATACCGTATTTTGGTTTCAGCCAGAGGGTGCTCAGTGGTCGCTAAGGGACAACACTCAGAACGATTCAAGACATCATGTTTTTAATACGGTGGGCGCTCTGCACGATGCGTTGATTGCTGAACTCCAAGCGGGTGATCACGTTGTCATTATGAGCAATGGGAGTTTCTCGGGGTTGCATCAACAATTGCTACAATCGCTGACCGATAGCGCGTCAAACACGGAGTATTAA
- a CDS encoding 6-phosphofructokinase encodes MPADPAPNAFYAQSGGVTAVINASAAGVINTAALFPEKIGQVYAGQNGILGALREELIDISRESEASIQGLMTTPSGAFGSCRYKLKGIDENRAEYERLIEVFKAHNIRYFFYNGGGDSADTCQKVSEIGERLGFPLQAIHVPKTIDNDLPFTDNCPGFGSVAKYVALSTREAAFDIASMCATSTKVFILEVMGRHAGWIAGAAGLASRSEAEAPHIILFPEIAFEEERFLAKVKETVEKFGFCVIVASEGTQTADGQLLSGSTSRDAFGHVQLGGLAPKLANIIKQAHGYKYHWAVADYLQRAARHIASQTDLEQAYSLGEAAVNLAMAGKNALMPTIVRVSDEPYEWKVGTAPLDEVANQEKMMPRSFFSDDGYGITEEARRYFQPLIMGEAYPNYQDGLPHYVTLDRHLAPKKLPPDNRW; translated from the coding sequence ATGCCTGCGGATCCGGCGCCTAACGCCTTTTATGCTCAGTCTGGAGGTGTCACCGCCGTTATCAATGCAAGTGCGGCAGGTGTCATCAATACCGCCGCCTTATTTCCCGAAAAAATCGGTCAGGTTTATGCTGGTCAGAATGGCATCCTCGGGGCATTACGTGAGGAGCTCATTGATATTTCTCGAGAGTCAGAGGCATCCATTCAAGGGCTGATGACAACACCGTCAGGGGCCTTTGGCTCCTGCCGTTATAAGCTAAAAGGCATCGATGAAAATCGCGCCGAATACGAGCGACTCATCGAAGTGTTTAAAGCGCACAATATCCGCTATTTCTTCTATAACGGAGGCGGCGATTCAGCAGACACCTGTCAAAAAGTCTCTGAGATCGGAGAGCGATTAGGCTTTCCTTTACAGGCCATTCATGTGCCTAAGACTATCGACAACGACCTTCCGTTCACAGACAACTGCCCAGGCTTTGGATCGGTCGCCAAATACGTGGCGCTATCGACGAGAGAAGCCGCATTTGATATTGCCTCGATGTGCGCCACGTCTACCAAAGTGTTCATTCTTGAGGTTATGGGGCGTCATGCGGGCTGGATAGCCGGCGCCGCTGGACTTGCATCTCGATCTGAAGCAGAAGCGCCGCATATTATTTTGTTCCCGGAAATTGCCTTCGAAGAAGAGCGATTTTTGGCCAAAGTAAAGGAAACTGTCGAGAAATTTGGCTTCTGCGTGATCGTTGCCTCTGAGGGAACGCAAACCGCCGATGGGCAATTGCTGTCTGGCTCAACATCTCGCGATGCCTTCGGTCACGTACAACTTGGTGGGCTTGCACCCAAACTCGCAAATATTATTAAGCAGGCCCACGGATACAAATATCACTGGGCCGTCGCCGATTACCTTCAGCGCGCAGCCCGTCATATTGCCAGCCAGACCGACTTAGAACAGGCCTACTCGCTTGGTGAAGCCGCAGTGAATCTTGCTATGGCGGGAAAAAATGCGCTCATGCCCACGATCGTTCGTGTGAGTGATGAGCCTTACGAATGGAAAGTTGGTACGGCACCGCTCGATGAAGTCGCTAACCAGGAAAAAATGATGCCTCGCTCTTTCTTTTCTGACGATGGCTACGGGATAACCGAAGAGGCTCGTCGTTATTTTCAGCCCCTTATCATGGGTGAGGCCTACCCAAACTACCAAGACGGACTGCCTCACTATGTGACCCTAGACCGGCACTTAGCACCCAAAAAACTTCCGCCCGATAATCGATGGTAA